Proteins found in one Armatimonadota bacterium genomic segment:
- a CDS encoding carbohydrate ABC transporter permease, with the protein MPLLPPRWRLLVAALALLSLPIVAGVLWLLLTGWFDRVHGLLPVGGWSPGNWRFLWQPVGGRPPLRVPLVNSLVFAVVVAGLEVVVASLAAYAISRMSFPGRRAFLGLVLVLHAFPAVSLLIAIFYILRLLGLFDTLVGVILVKVALELPLGIWLMKGFFDYLSWEIEMAALVDGMSRWGVFWRIALPLVRPGLLALGTFALLSAWGEFILPFTLIVSSQRWTMAMYMQSFLSEAFTDFGMMAAVGLTYAAPVLVLFVLGQRYLLSIYAGGVKG; encoded by the coding sequence ATGCCCCTGCTGCCTCCCCGGTGGCGCCTGCTGGTGGCCGCTCTGGCCCTCCTGAGCCTGCCCATCGTCGCCGGGGTGCTGTGGCTGTTGCTGACCGGGTGGTTTGACCGGGTGCACGGCCTGCTGCCCGTGGGCGGGTGGTCGCCGGGAAACTGGCGGTTTCTGTGGCAGCCCGTGGGCGGCCGGCCGCCTCTGCGGGTCCCGCTGGTGAACTCCCTGGTCTTCGCCGTCGTGGTGGCCGGCCTGGAGGTGGTGGTGGCGTCCCTGGCCGCCTACGCCATCTCCCGGATGTCGTTTCCCGGACGGCGGGCGTTTCTGGGACTGGTCCTGGTCCTGCACGCCTTTCCGGCGGTGAGCCTGCTGATCGCCATCTTCTACATCCTGCGGCTGCTGGGACTGTTCGATACCCTGGTGGGGGTCATCCTGGTCAAGGTGGCCCTGGAGCTGCCGCTGGGGATCTGGCTGATGAAGGGCTTTTTCGACTACCTGTCCTGGGAGATCGAAATGGCCGCCCTGGTGGACGGCATGTCCCGGTGGGGCGTGTTCTGGCGGATCGCCCTGCCCCTGGTGCGGCCGGGACTGCTGGCCCTGGGCACCTTCGCGCTGCTGTCGGCGTGGGGCGAGTTCATCCTGCCGTTCACCCTGATCGTCAGCAGCCAGCGGTGGACCATGGCCATGTACATGCAGAGCTTCCTCAGCGAGGCGTTCACCGATTTCGGAATGATGGCCGCCGTGGGGCTGACCTACGCGGCCCCGGTGCTGGTCCTGTTCGTCCTGGGCCAGCGCTACCTGCTGAGCATCTACGCAGGGGGCGTCAAAGGGTGA
- a CDS encoding ABC transporter ATP-binding protein, translating to MKGIRLRLERLSKRFGRVVAVHALDLEVGAGELVAFLGPSGCGKTTTLLMIAGIYQPTSGAIYFDDRRVDHLHPRDRDVGMVFQSYALYPHLTLFENIAFPLRLKRLPAGEVAARVRRTAELLGIAPLLDRYPAQVSGGQQQRAALARALVKEPQVLLLDEPLSNLDAQIRVQARGEIRRLQQELGVTTILVTHDQAEALAMADRVAVFSTGQLLQVASPDELYRRPATTFVARFVGHPPMNLLDGTFADGQFIAGGRRLPLPVRIPPGPGYLGVRPEDLHLQGDLAGRVVVVESLGRQALVTVDLDGVELKVLVDQARRPAVGARVGVGVEVDRVHLFDASGVRIGP from the coding sequence GTGAAGGGCATCCGACTACGGTTGGAGCGGCTGAGCAAACGCTTTGGCCGGGTGGTGGCGGTGCACGCTCTGGACCTCGAGGTCGGGGCCGGGGAACTGGTGGCGTTTCTGGGACCCTCCGGATGCGGCAAGACCACCACGCTGTTGATGATCGCCGGCATCTACCAGCCCACCAGCGGAGCCATCTATTTTGACGACCGCCGGGTGGACCACCTGCACCCCCGGGACCGGGACGTGGGGATGGTCTTCCAGTCCTACGCCCTGTATCCCCACCTGACCCTGTTTGAGAACATCGCCTTCCCCTTGCGGCTGAAGCGGCTGCCCGCCGGCGAGGTGGCCGCCCGGGTCCGGCGCACCGCCGAGCTGCTCGGCATCGCACCCCTGCTGGACCGCTACCCCGCCCAGGTGTCCGGCGGCCAGCAGCAGCGGGCCGCGCTGGCCCGGGCCCTGGTCAAAGAGCCGCAGGTCCTCCTCCTGGACGAGCCGCTGTCCAACCTGGACGCCCAGATCCGGGTGCAGGCCCGGGGGGAAATCCGCCGGCTGCAGCAGGAGCTGGGGGTGACCACCATCCTGGTGACCCACGACCAGGCCGAGGCGCTGGCCATGGCCGATCGGGTGGCGGTGTTTTCCACGGGCCAGCTGCTCCAGGTGGCCTCTCCCGACGAGCTGTACCGCCGGCCCGCCACCACGTTCGTCGCGCGGTTTGTGGGCCACCCGCCCATGAACCTGCTGGACGGGACGTTCGCCGACGGCCAGTTCATCGCCGGGGGTCGCCGCCTGCCCCTGCCGGTGCGGATCCCGCCGGGCCCGGGATATCTGGGGGTACGGCCCGAGGACCTGCACCTTCAGGGGGACCTGGCGGGCCGGGTGGTCGTGGTGGAATCCCTGGGCCGCCAGGCGCTGGTGACGGTGGACCTGGACGGAGTGGAGCTGAAGGTCCTGGTGGACCAGGCCCGGCGCCCGGCGGTGGGAGCCCGGGTCGGCGTAGGGGTGGAGGTCGACCGGGTGCACCTCTTCGACGCGTCCGGCGTCCGGATCGGCCCATGA
- a CDS encoding glycerophosphodiester phosphodiesterase family protein codes for MTLPGGLFWRGRRVLLKYHKLLSGTGRHPPNSLSALREVLDGGAEVIEFDIQPLADGDYAVLHDERLESETTGWGPVRACARADLKTLRLRGSDEPPATLSDVVEVLAAVRRPVKVQVDCKEWRPWSEERARHLLGALEPLRRVPALRVVVGCLGDWNLRLLHRLDPTVAVGLDWMFYLDGPADEHARLPTRVNAYGYLDDHPLGFRRILPPAAYLADRVDSLCRLVEGAQEVYLRKEFLLQALADGFNPVPFLRQRLGRPVVVDVWTLNEGPDSQNDLRAVLEAGVDQVTTDTAVQLAARVPP; via the coding sequence ATGACGCTGCCCGGGGGCCTGTTCTGGCGGGGCCGGCGGGTCCTGCTCAAGTACCACAAGCTGCTGTCGGGCACCGGCCGTCACCCGCCCAACAGCCTGTCCGCCCTGCGGGAAGTCCTGGACGGCGGAGCGGAGGTCATCGAGTTCGACATCCAGCCCCTGGCCGACGGGGACTACGCCGTGCTCCACGATGAGCGGCTGGAGTCTGAAACCACCGGATGGGGGCCGGTCCGGGCATGCGCGCGCGCGGACCTGAAGACGCTGCGCCTGCGCGGCTCCGACGAACCCCCGGCCACGCTGTCAGACGTGGTCGAGGTGCTGGCCGCCGTCCGGCGGCCGGTGAAGGTCCAGGTGGACTGCAAGGAGTGGCGGCCGTGGTCGGAAGAGCGCGCCCGACACCTCCTGGGGGCGCTGGAGCCCCTGCGGCGCGTCCCCGCCCTGCGCGTGGTGGTGGGCTGCTTGGGCGACTGGAACCTGCGGTTGCTGCACCGGCTGGATCCGACGGTGGCGGTGGGACTGGACTGGATGTTCTATCTGGACGGCCCTGCGGACGAGCACGCACGGCTGCCCACCCGCGTCAACGCCTACGGCTACCTGGACGATCACCCCCTGGGCTTCCGCCGGATCCTGCCCCCCGCTGCCTACCTGGCCGACCGGGTGGACAGCCTCTGCCGCCTGGTGGAGGGGGCGCAGGAGGTCTACCTGCGCAAGGAGTTCCTGCTGCAGGCGCTGGCCGACGGCTTTAACCCGGTCCCGTTCCTGCGGCAGCGCCTGGGCCGGCCCGTGGTGGTGGACGTCTGGACCCTCAACGAGGGGCCCGACAGTCAGAACGACCTGCGGGCGGTGCTGGAGGCCGGCGTGGACCAGGTCACTACCGACACCGCCGTCCAGCTGGCCGCCCGCGTGCCCCCATGA
- a CDS encoding sugar ABC transporter permease — MAESDRIAAQAEAEVAPARVAAGARVARAATPALFLLPAGVLIALFFLVPVATTLYLSLTDISTLTFRQPRWVGLANYRDLLTDPFLPRILLNTVRYVVLTLLFNVGMGLTLAVLTTAVRPGIGNQARALWLLPRILPPVVYVLVWQGISREAPYGLLGILTGSSRGWITSHPWATVVLANGLVGASFGMLIFTSAIRSISPELFYAAAVDGATTWQTVRRVVLPLLRWPILFVTAYQTLSLLTSFEYILLLTDGGPGFYTTTVWSLHAYKLALSNYYGNVQFGLGAAMAAVLVVVGVVVSVVYLRVFNFRQLVGEPRIEVS, encoded by the coding sequence ATGGCGGAGTCGGACCGGATCGCAGCCCAGGCGGAGGCCGAGGTCGCACCCGCTCGGGTGGCCGCGGGGGCGCGGGTGGCGCGCGCGGCCACGCCGGCTCTGTTCCTGCTGCCGGCCGGCGTGCTGATCGCGCTGTTCTTCCTGGTGCCCGTGGCGACCACCCTGTACCTCTCCCTCACCGACATCTCCACCCTGACCTTCCGCCAGCCCCGGTGGGTGGGGCTGGCCAACTACCGGGACCTGCTCACGGATCCGTTTCTGCCCCGGATCCTGCTGAATACGGTCCGCTACGTGGTCCTGACGCTGCTGTTCAACGTCGGGATGGGGCTGACGCTGGCCGTGCTGACCACCGCCGTGCGGCCGGGGATCGGCAACCAGGCGCGGGCCCTGTGGCTGCTGCCCCGCATCCTGCCGCCGGTGGTGTACGTGCTGGTGTGGCAGGGGATCAGCCGGGAGGCACCGTACGGGCTGCTGGGCATCCTCACCGGCAGCTCCCGGGGGTGGATCACCAGCCATCCGTGGGCCACGGTGGTCCTGGCCAACGGGCTGGTGGGGGCGTCGTTCGGCATGCTGATCTTCACGTCGGCGATCCGGTCCATCTCCCCCGAGCTGTTCTACGCGGCGGCGGTGGACGGGGCCACCACCTGGCAGACGGTGCGGCGGGTGGTCCTGCCGCTCCTGCGCTGGCCCATCCTGTTCGTCACCGCCTACCAGACCCTGTCCCTGCTGACGTCCTTTGAGTACATCCTCCTGCTCACCGACGGCGGCCCGGGTTTTTACACCACCACCGTGTGGTCGCTGCACGCCTACAAGCTGGCCCTGTCCAATTACTACGGCAACGTCCAGTTCGGCCTGGGCGCCGCCATGGCCGCCGTCCTGGTCGTGGTCGGGGTGGTGGTGTCGGTGGTGTACCTGCGGGTGTTCAACTTCCGTCAGCTGGTGGGCGAGCCCAGGATCGAGGTGTCCTGA